Proteins from a genomic interval of Phlebotomus papatasi isolate M1 chromosome 3, Ppap_2.1, whole genome shotgun sequence:
- the LOC129806862 gene encoding uncharacterized protein LOC129806862: protein MNFCPRTIVNGATMRLNSGKPVSITVKVENYGGGSMVMQGIATDDARITINLRAPLDKNIINQWIEVIGTPTRPDAINASEVIVLPEGGEELDKKSHNMMIQFLTNAPNVLTIR from the exons ATGAATTTCTGCCCTAGAACTATTGTAAATGGTGCTACTATGCGCCTAAATTCGGGAAAACCCGTGAGTATTACTGTAAAAGTGGAAAATTACGGTGGGGGATCAATGGTGATGCAGGGCATTGCAACTGATGATGCCAGGATAACAATCAATTTGCGAGCCCCTCTGGACAAGAATATCATCAATCAGTGGATTGAGGTGATTGGGACACCCACCCGGCCAGATGCCATCAACGCTAGTGAg GTGATTGTGCTCCCTGAAGGTGGTGAAGAATTGGACAAAAAATCCCACAACATGATGATTCAGTTCCTCACAAATGCTCCCAATGTTCTAACCATCCGTTGA